One region of Acidimicrobiia bacterium genomic DNA includes:
- a CDS encoding MazG family protein has product MEIAKAVDIVAELRDPENGCPWDLKQTHESLTKYFIEEVEEVCEVLEDFENTKDYTNLKDELGDVLLQVLLHSQLASEANEFTFDDVVSNLIEKLIRRHPHVFGDSEAKTVEEVEKQWKLIKEQEKNEN; this is encoded by the coding sequence ATGGAAATAGCTAAAGCTGTTGATATCGTTGCTGAATTACGGGACCCAGAAAACGGTTGTCCTTGGGACCTAAAACAAACGCATGAATCATTGACTAAATATTTTATTGAAGAAGTCGAAGAGGTCTGTGAAGTTTTAGAAGATTTTGAGAATACTAAAGATTATACAAATTTGAAAGATGAACTTGGCGACGTTTTACTTCAAGTATTATTGCATTCACAATTAGCAAGCGAAGCTAATGAATTTACTTTTGATGACGTTGTTTCAAACTTAATTGAGAAATTGATACGTAGACATCCGCATGTTTTTGGTGACAGTGAAGCTAAAACTGTTGAAGAAGTTGAGAAACAATGGAAATTAATTAAAGAACAGGAAAAAAATGAAAATTAA
- the eno gene encoding phosphopyruvate hydratase, producing MKIKLVQAIEILDSRGFPTLEVNVELENGIKGVAAVPSGASTGIHEACELRDGDNSRYAGKGVQNAVSNVNDQISKIIIGSQVGNQKDIDMKMCDFDGTKNKSNLGANAILGVSLAVAYANANNENKALFESLNNDGHILPVPMMNILNGGAHAASNIDFQEFMILPIGASTFSEALRWGSEIYHVLKSILKDRGLSTGLGDEGGFAPNIDTPKNVLSLISEAVEKAGYSLGDDIAFALDVAASEFYQEGKYNLAGLGENFSSAELTDYLAVLAADFPIISIEDGLDEDDWSGWKYMTEKLSSSLQLVGDDLFVTNVERLQMGIDQNIANSILIKLNQIGTLTETLDVMNLASKNNYKCVVSHRSGETHDSTISDLAVGTNCGQIKTGAPARTDRVSKYNQLLRIEKKLGDRAVYAGRSVFTNS from the coding sequence ATGAAAATTAAACTAGTGCAAGCAATTGAAATATTAGATTCGCGTGGTTTTCCCACTCTTGAGGTGAATGTTGAATTAGAAAATGGCATAAAAGGTGTAGCTGCCGTTCCTAGTGGTGCAAGCACTGGTATCCATGAGGCCTGTGAATTAAGAGATGGGGACAATTCGCGATATGCAGGAAAGGGTGTTCAAAATGCTGTCAGTAACGTTAACGATCAAATTTCAAAAATAATTATAGGTAGCCAAGTAGGAAATCAAAAAGACATCGATATGAAAATGTGCGATTTTGATGGTACAAAAAATAAATCAAATTTGGGAGCAAATGCAATTCTTGGTGTTTCTTTAGCTGTTGCATATGCAAATGCAAATAATGAAAATAAGGCATTATTTGAATCGCTAAATAATGATGGGCATATATTGCCAGTTCCTATGATGAATATTTTAAATGGTGGAGCACATGCTGCATCAAATATAGATTTTCAAGAATTCATGATCTTGCCAATAGGGGCAAGTACATTTAGTGAAGCTTTACGCTGGGGTTCAGAAATTTATCATGTACTTAAATCGATATTGAAGGATAGAGGTTTATCAACTGGACTCGGTGATGAAGGTGGATTTGCACCCAATATTGATACACCAAAGAATGTACTGTCTTTAATAAGTGAAGCAGTAGAAAAGGCTGGTTATTCTTTAGGTGACGACATTGCATTTGCCTTAGATGTTGCGGCCTCAGAGTTTTATCAAGAAGGTAAATATAATTTGGCCGGTCTCGGTGAGAATTTTTCTTCGGCGGAATTAACAGATTATCTTGCTGTTTTGGCAGCAGATTTTCCTATAATATCTATTGAAGACGGTTTAGATGAAGATGATTGGTCTGGTTGGAAATATATGACAGAGAAACTTTCGTCTTCTCTACAGTTAGTAGGCGATGATCTTTTCGTAACTAACGTTGAGCGTTTGCAAATGGGAATAGACCAAAATATTGCTAATTCTATATTGATCAAATTAAATCAAATCGGTACTTTAACGGAAACTTTAGATGTTATGAACTTGGCAAGTAAGAATAACTATAAATGTGTGGTAAGTCATAGAAGTGGTGAAACTCATGATAGTACAATTTCAGATTTGGCTGTCGGCACTAACTGCGGACAAATAAAAACTGGAGCTCCAGCACGTACAGATAGGGTTTCTAAATATAATCAATTATTGAGAATCGAGAAAAAACTAGGTGATAGGGCTGTTTA